One window of the Pleurocapsa minor HA4230-MV1 genome contains the following:
- a CDS encoding ABC transporter permease → MSRSKALQSYILIRLLLAPLMLLTIATIVFLLLRATPGDPADAILGTRAPEAAKAALRSQLGLTDPLWQQYLDYLKDLLSFNLGSSLSSRGLSVWSVIQEYFPATVELSFCSMVVAVTVGVSTGMVSAASSNKFLDAGGRLFGIITYSLPLFWVGMVLQLIFAVNLNWFPLGTRFPVSATTPPNITGLYIVDSLLAGDLGMLLNTIHYLALPSLTLGLLLSGIFERIVRVNLKQTLQADYVEAARARGIAEKHILINHALKNALIPVITVLGLTFSSLLGGAVLTEVTFSWPGLGNRLYEAISLRDYPTVQGVMVFFGIIVVLASIAIDIINAYIDPRIRY, encoded by the coding sequence ATGTCTCGCTCTAAAGCTCTACAATCCTATATTTTGATTCGTTTGTTGCTTGCGCCTTTAATGTTGTTGACGATCGCCACTATTGTATTTTTGCTGTTGCGAGCAACTCCAGGAGATCCAGCCGATGCGATCTTAGGTACTCGTGCGCCTGAAGCTGCTAAGGCGGCATTGCGATCGCAGTTAGGTTTAACCGATCCTCTTTGGCAACAATATCTAGACTACCTCAAAGATTTACTGAGCTTCAATTTAGGTAGCTCTCTTTCCAGTCGGGGTTTATCAGTTTGGTCAGTAATCCAAGAATATTTTCCTGCTACCGTTGAACTTTCCTTTTGCAGTATGGTAGTAGCGGTAACTGTAGGCGTATCTACAGGAATGGTTTCCGCTGCCTCCTCGAATAAGTTTTTAGATGCTGGGGGAAGACTATTTGGCATTATCACCTATTCTCTGCCTCTATTTTGGGTAGGGATGGTATTACAGCTGATCTTTGCCGTGAATCTAAATTGGTTTCCTCTAGGTACTCGCTTTCCCGTAAGCGCCACAACTCCGCCTAATATTACAGGGCTATATATCGTTGATAGTTTACTAGCGGGAGACTTAGGAATGCTGCTCAACACCATCCATTATTTAGCATTGCCCAGTTTAACTTTAGGCTTACTCCTCAGCGGTATCTTTGAACGCATCGTGCGGGTGAATCTCAAGCAAACTCTACAGGCAGACTATGTAGAAGCAGCCAGAGCCAGAGGCATTGCCGAAAAGCATATTTTAATTAACCATGCGCTGAAAAATGCCTTAATTCCTGTAATTACGGTATTGGGTTTAACCTTTTCCTCCCTACTTGGTGGTGCAGTGCTAACAGAAGTCACTTTCTCTTGGCCAGGGTTAGGTAATAGACTATATGAAGCAATATCTTTGCGCGATTATCCTACTGTACAGGGAGTAATGGTATTCTTCGGAATAATTGTAGTGTTGGCTAGTATTGCGATCGATATTATTAATGCCTATATTGATCCTAGAATTAGGTATTGA
- a CDS encoding phosphoribosylaminoimidazolesuccinocarboxamide synthase has product MSQAAKLYEGKAKILYATADPEILLTVYKDDATAFNAQKRGQIKGKGEINCQITAALFEWLGSKDIPTHYLDCPEPNQMRVKAVTIVPIEVVVRNIAAGSLCRQTGLPEGKILATPLVEYYYKSDELGDPLLTRDRIFLLDLVTAERLAEIEEMARKINQNLQSFFDKCKITLVDFKLEFGIDRQQNLLLADEISPDTCRLWDQGQDDPQSRVMDKDRFRRDLGQVENAYQEVQQRVLTQLKL; this is encoded by the coding sequence ATGTCACAAGCAGCAAAACTATATGAAGGCAAGGCAAAAATTCTTTATGCCACCGCAGATCCAGAAATATTGCTTACTGTATATAAAGATGATGCGACAGCCTTTAATGCCCAGAAGCGGGGGCAAATTAAGGGCAAAGGAGAGATCAATTGCCAAATCACGGCAGCATTATTTGAATGGTTAGGGTCAAAAGATATTCCTACCCACTACCTTGATTGTCCTGAACCCAATCAAATGCGAGTCAAAGCAGTAACGATTGTGCCGATCGAAGTAGTAGTCAGAAACATTGCCGCAGGTAGCTTATGCCGTCAAACAGGATTACCAGAGGGGAAAATATTAGCTACGCCTTTGGTGGAATATTACTACAAAAGTGATGAATTGGGCGATCCTTTATTGACTCGCGATCGCATATTTTTATTGGATTTAGTTACAGCAGAAAGATTAGCAGAAATCGAAGAAATGGCACGAAAAATAAATCAAAATCTGCAAAGTTTTTTCGACAAATGTAAGATTACTTTAGTAGATTTTAAACTTGAATTTGGTATTGATCGCCAACAAAATTTACTTTTAGCTGATGAAATAAGTCCTGATACTTGTCGTCTTTGGGATCAAGGTCAAGACGACCCCCAATCCAGAGTGATGGATAAAGATCGTTTTCGCCGAGATTTAGGTCAAGTAGAAAATGCCTATCAAGAAGTTCAACAGCGCGTTTTAACTCAGTTAAAATTATAG
- a CDS encoding BamA/TamA family outer membrane protein, which yields MRLSPTLLTILVTTLACSVTPASRAESSIHHQSNKIIVNNGAVLLGKIEPVQLAQNPEPNLPSTDDAQVTPDIKLPEFNPAESQTPGNGNTPVNPPEGETTQDRPQSPNEPRVLVAEVVVNGANEELKDIVYATIATEPGRTTTRTQLQEDVNAVYATGFFQNVEVTPGDTPLGVRITFDVEPNPILNDVNVQTVSQQDGKGVLPPEKVDQFFGANYGRILNLRDLQQGIIKVNEWYSKNGYQLAQVVGAPQVSPEGNVTLVVAEGVIEDIKVRYFDENDEPIKGKTREFIITREVELSPGDVFNRDTAGKDLQRIFGLGIFEDARFSFSPGQDPSKVVVNIDVVEGSSGSVAAGAGFSSDSGLFGTASYQQKNFGGNNQTLGTELQVGDDSLLFDLNFTDPWIATSKSRTSYTVNAFRRRSISLVFNGDEDIDTQNGSDSPRIVRTGGGINFSRPIPSDPFRRRDWTLSTGLKYQRVEVKNSDGDIAPLSEQGFNLAAGDDGTDDLLSVTFNATRDRRNNALQPTKGSLLRVGTEQTIPLDGIVFNRVRANYSQYFPINIVPFGGESEALAFNFQAGTILGDLPPYEAFILGGSNSIRGYGDGEVGSGKSFLQATAEYRFPIFKIVGGALFFDYGTTIGSDDSVPGSPSIERDLPGSGFGYGLGVRIQSPLGPIRVDYGISDEGDSQIQFGIGEKF from the coding sequence TTGCGTCTATCTCCTACCTTACTTACAATCTTGGTAACAACTCTCGCTTGTAGTGTTACTCCAGCAAGTAGAGCTGAAAGTTCTATCCATCATCAGTCAAACAAAATTATCGTCAACAATGGAGCTGTTTTATTGGGCAAGATCGAGCCAGTACAGCTAGCCCAAAACCCTGAACCCAACTTACCGTCTACCGATGATGCTCAAGTTACTCCTGACATCAAGCTACCAGAATTTAATCCCGCAGAATCACAAACTCCTGGTAACGGAAATACCCCAGTCAATCCTCCAGAAGGCGAAACAACCCAAGATCGGCCTCAATCTCCTAATGAACCTCGTGTTTTAGTCGCAGAAGTAGTAGTAAATGGCGCTAATGAAGAGTTAAAAGATATTGTTTACGCCACCATTGCCACAGAACCAGGCAGAACCACCACCAGAACTCAACTACAGGAAGATGTTAACGCTGTTTACGCTACAGGGTTTTTCCAAAATGTAGAAGTGACTCCAGGGGATACGCCTCTTGGTGTCAGAATTACTTTTGATGTTGAACCAAACCCCATTTTAAATGATGTCAATGTCCAGACAGTTTCCCAACAAGACGGCAAGGGAGTTTTACCTCCTGAGAAAGTCGATCAGTTTTTTGGCGCTAACTACGGACGGATTCTCAATCTACGAGATCTTCAACAGGGCATCATTAAAGTAAATGAATGGTATAGCAAGAATGGCTATCAACTGGCTCAGGTTGTCGGCGCGCCCCAGGTTAGCCCAGAAGGAAATGTCACTTTGGTAGTTGCCGAGGGTGTGATTGAAGATATTAAAGTTAGATATTTCGATGAAAATGATGAACCAATTAAGGGAAAAACCCGTGAATTTATTATTACTAGAGAAGTAGAACTATCGCCAGGAGATGTCTTTAATCGCGATACGGCAGGAAAAGACTTGCAGAGAATTTTCGGCTTAGGAATTTTTGAGGATGCTCGTTTTTCCTTTAGTCCAGGGCAAGATCCGAGTAAGGTAGTAGTTAATATTGACGTAGTCGAAGGTAGTAGTGGTTCGGTTGCTGCGGGAGCAGGTTTTAGTTCTGATAGTGGTTTATTTGGTACGGCTAGTTATCAACAAAAAAACTTTGGGGGAAATAACCAGACTTTAGGCACAGAGTTGCAGGTGGGTGATGATAGCTTGCTGTTCGATCTAAACTTTACCGATCCTTGGATTGCAACTAGCAAGAGCCGTACCTCCTATACTGTTAATGCTTTTCGTCGTCGCTCAATCTCGTTGGTTTTCAACGGAGATGAAGATATTGATACCCAGAACGGCAGTGATTCTCCACGGATTGTACGTACAGGAGGAGGAATTAACTTTTCTCGTCCCATACCTTCAGATCCTTTTAGGCGCAGAGATTGGACACTATCAACAGGTCTTAAATATCAAAGGGTAGAAGTCAAAAACAGTGATGGAGATATTGCTCCATTGTCGGAACAGGGCTTTAATCTGGCTGCAGGGGATGATGGTACAGATGATCTTTTGTCTGTTACTTTTAATGCTACGCGCGATCGCCGAAATAATGCTTTGCAACCCACTAAAGGTTCTTTATTAAGGGTCGGTACAGAACAAACCATTCCCCTTGACGGAATTGTATTTAATCGTGTTCGGGCTAACTACAGCCAATACTTCCCAATCAATATTGTTCCCTTTGGTGGTGAGAGCGAAGCACTGGCTTTTAACTTCCAAGCAGGTACGATTCTTGGTGATTTACCCCCCTACGAAGCTTTTATTTTGGGTGGTAGTAACTCGATCAGGGGTTATGGTGATGGAGAAGTTGGCAGTGGCAAGAGTTTTCTCCAGGCTACAGCCGAATATCGTTTCCCTATCTTTAAAATTGTTGGTGGCGCACTCTTTTTTGACTACGGTACAACTATTGGTTCTGACGATAGCGTACCAGGGAGTCCTTCCATTGAAAGAGATCTACCTGGTAGCGGTTTTGGCTATGGCTTGGGTGTTAGGATACAGTCTCCTTTGGGGCCAATTCGCGTAGATTATGGAATTAGTGATGAGGGCGACAGTCAAATTCAATTTGGCATTGGGGAGAAATTCTAG
- a CDS encoding UDP-3-O-acyl-N-acetylglucosamine deacetylase, whose protein sequence is MRSTLKNAFELSGIGLHLGKQSTVKVMPALPGEGRYFVRVDLPNAPKIPAQIAAVGDTTLSTELSLETAKVRTVEHLLASLVASGIDDARIEINAEELPLLDGSAQNWCEAIAQAGIQVHQNQSIQAPITPQEPIWIRDRDCFVAALPATQTRFTYGIDFPYQAIGNQWHSWSPAEQDFAIEIAPARTFGFAEQIEQLQQAGLIKGGSLENALVCSHHGWLNPPLRFTNEPARHKLLDLVGDLSLLGQLPTAHILAYKASHKLHTQLAKKLAQISEQ, encoded by the coding sequence ATGAGAAGTACGTTAAAAAATGCCTTTGAGTTATCAGGCATAGGTTTGCACCTAGGGAAACAGAGTACGGTAAAAGTGATGCCTGCTTTGCCTGGCGAAGGGCGCTATTTTGTGAGGGTAGATTTGCCTAATGCGCCCAAAATTCCTGCTCAAATTGCAGCCGTGGGCGATACTACCTTATCTACTGAATTAAGCCTAGAAACAGCCAAAGTTAGGACAGTAGAACATCTTTTAGCATCTCTGGTAGCATCTGGAATCGATGATGCACGCATCGAAATCAACGCCGAAGAATTACCTCTATTAGATGGTTCAGCACAAAACTGGTGTGAAGCGATCGCCCAAGCAGGAATACAGGTTCACCAGAATCAATCTATTCAAGCGCCCATTACCCCCCAAGAACCAATTTGGATTCGCGATCGTGACTGCTTTGTGGCAGCTTTGCCAGCGACTCAAACGCGCTTTACCTACGGTATAGATTTTCCCTATCAGGCGATCGGTAATCAGTGGCATAGTTGGAGTCCTGCTGAACAGGATTTTGCGATCGAAATTGCCCCAGCACGTACTTTTGGTTTTGCCGAGCAGATCGAGCAGTTACAGCAAGCAGGATTAATTAAAGGTGGAAGCCTGGAAAATGCTCTAGTTTGTAGCCATCACGGCTGGCTCAATCCTCCCCTCAGATTTACTAATGAACCAGCCCGTCATAAACTATTAGATTTAGTAGGAGATCTTAGTCTGTTGGGTCAATTACCAACCGCTCATATCTTGGCCTACAAAGCCAGTCACAAGCTACACACTCAGTTAGCTAAAAAGCTGGCGCAAATCAGTGAACAATGA
- the fabZ gene encoding 3-hydroxyacyl-ACP dehydratase FabZ: protein MDSVIETSDTQLKTTFNIQEIHQLLPHRYPFALVDRIIDYVPGEKAVGIKNVTFNEPFFPGHIPNFPLMPGVLMVEAMAQVGGIVLVQLPGMSGKFFAFAGIDKVRFRRPVTPGDRLIMTVELLSLKQNRIAKMQGKGEVDGELAVKGEMLFSLIEQ, encoded by the coding sequence ATGGATTCTGTCATCGAAACTTCCGACACCCAGCTTAAAACCACTTTTAATATTCAAGAAATTCATCAGCTATTACCTCACCGTTATCCTTTTGCCCTAGTCGATCGCATTATTGATTATGTGCCTGGAGAGAAAGCTGTCGGTATCAAAAATGTCACTTTTAATGAACCCTTTTTTCCTGGACATATTCCCAATTTTCCTCTGATGCCTGGAGTATTAATGGTGGAAGCGATGGCACAAGTAGGAGGGATTGTTTTAGTTCAGCTACCTGGAATGAGTGGCAAGTTTTTTGCCTTTGCAGGTATTGACAAGGTGCGTTTTCGTCGTCCTGTAACTCCTGGCGATCGCTTGATTATGACTGTAGAACTGTTATCACTTAAGCAAAATCGTATTGCCAAGATGCAGGGAAAAGGAGAAGTTGATGGAGAATTGGCAGTCAAAGGTGAAATGTTATTTTCGCTGATTGAGCAGTAA
- the lpxA gene encoding acyl-ACP--UDP-N-acetylglucosamine O-acyltransferase — translation MTALIHPTAVINKNAQIHPTAEIKPYAVIGSQVRIGANTVVGSHAIIDGLTTIGQDNQIFPGAAIGLEPQDLKYKGANSEVIIGDRNRIREYVTINRATDEGEATVIGNDNLLMAYSHVGHNCMIGNEVVIANSVAIAGHVQIESMAVISGVLGIHQFVHIGTMSMVGGMTRISRDVPPYMMVEGNPARVRSLNLVGLKRRGFSNEEIRQLKQAFRLLYLQNIPVQEAIAQLDRLIDNRHVQHLQKFIQFSLTDNRRGLIGGK, via the coding sequence TTGACAGCCTTAATTCATCCAACTGCTGTTATCAATAAAAATGCTCAAATACACCCAACGGCGGAAATTAAACCTTATGCGGTAATCGGCAGTCAGGTTAGAATTGGCGCAAATACAGTAGTCGGTAGCCATGCCATCATTGATGGTTTAACTACAATTGGTCAAGACAACCAGATTTTTCCTGGTGCAGCCATTGGTTTGGAACCCCAAGATCTTAAATATAAAGGGGCAAATAGTGAGGTGATTATTGGCGATCGCAACCGTATTCGCGAATATGTCACGATCAATCGCGCTACCGATGAAGGAGAAGCTACGGTAATTGGTAACGACAATCTACTGATGGCATATAGCCACGTTGGTCATAACTGCATGATTGGTAACGAGGTAGTAATTGCGAATAGTGTGGCGATCGCTGGTCATGTCCAGATTGAGTCGATGGCGGTTATTAGCGGTGTTTTGGGGATCCATCAGTTTGTCCATATTGGCACGATGTCCATGGTGGGGGGAATGACTCGTATTAGCCGAGATGTCCCGCCCTATATGATGGTGGAGGGCAACCCTGCACGAGTGCGATCGCTTAACCTAGTTGGCTTAAAACGGCGAGGCTTTAGTAATGAAGAAATCCGCCAATTAAAACAAGCTTTTCGCTTACTTTATCTGCAAAATATTCCTGTTCAAGAAGCGATCGCCCAACTCGATCGGCTAATAGATAATCGACATGTTCAGCATCTTCAAAAGTTTATCCAGTTTTCTCTGACAGATAATCGTCGAGGTTTAATTGGCGGTAAATAG
- the ftsH gene encoding ATP-dependent zinc metalloprotease FtsH produces the protein MILTTCLLATPVLAQQRSKNTLSYSEFLEKLESNQITKVEIDETTNKAHVVLKGQSQDDAPSEVLLFEQDQNLIPKIRAKNIDFSTKTSIDHSTTVGILLNLLIIMVLLSGLIMILRRSANTSGQAMNFGRSKAKFQMEAKTGIQFDDVAGIEEAKEELQEVVTFLKEPEKFTAIGAKIPRGVLLVGPPGTGKTLLAKAISGEAGVPFFSISGSEFVEMFVGVGASRVRDLFKKAKENAPCLVFIDEIDAVGRQRGTGIGGGNDEREQTLNQLLTEMDGFEGNSGIIVIAATNRPDVLDKALLRPGRFDRQVIVDYPDLQGRLGILEVHARGKKIAPEVSLEAIARRTPGFSGADLANLLNEAAILTARRHKQAVTMLEVNDAVDRIVAGMEGVPLVDSKSKRLIAYHEVGHAIVATMVPGHDPVEKVTLIPRGGAGGLTWFTPDEEMGLESKSKILAKITATLGGRAAEEEVFGVDEVTQGASQDIQAVTSFARQMVTKFGMSDLGALALEGQDQPVFLGGDSSSRNEYSEEVAAQIDIRIRNIAFDCLNKARNIISENRLAIDRIVDLLIERETIDGKEFRELLAKFSPVYGSGQKADQMRSLLSKS, from the coding sequence ATGATTTTAACGACTTGTTTATTGGCAACTCCAGTCCTAGCCCAACAACGTTCCAAAAATACCCTCAGCTACAGTGAGTTTCTAGAAAAACTAGAGTCAAATCAAATCACCAAGGTAGAGATCGATGAAACTACTAACAAAGCCCACGTAGTTTTAAAAGGACAGTCTCAAGACGATGCTCCCAGCGAAGTACTCTTATTTGAGCAAGACCAAAATTTAATTCCCAAGATCAGAGCCAAAAACATCGATTTTAGTACCAAAACTTCGATCGATCATTCCACTACTGTAGGAATTTTGCTCAATCTACTAATTATCATGGTTTTGTTGTCTGGACTGATTATGATTCTGCGTCGCTCTGCTAACACATCTGGTCAAGCAATGAACTTTGGTCGCTCTAAAGCCAAGTTTCAAATGGAAGCTAAGACAGGCATCCAGTTTGATGATGTGGCAGGAATTGAGGAAGCTAAAGAAGAATTACAGGAAGTTGTTACCTTTCTGAAAGAGCCTGAAAAATTTACGGCGATCGGAGCAAAAATTCCTCGTGGTGTTTTGTTAGTTGGCCCTCCAGGGACGGGTAAAACATTATTAGCTAAGGCAATTTCAGGAGAAGCTGGCGTACCTTTTTTCAGTATTTCAGGTTCAGAATTCGTCGAAATGTTTGTTGGGGTAGGAGCATCCCGCGTCCGCGATTTGTTTAAGAAAGCCAAAGAAAACGCCCCTTGTTTGGTATTTATTGATGAGATTGATGCAGTTGGTCGTCAAAGAGGGACAGGAATCGGTGGCGGAAATGATGAGCGGGAGCAAACTCTGAACCAGCTACTCACAGAAATGGACGGCTTTGAGGGCAATAGTGGCATTATCGTGATTGCAGCAACTAACCGCCCAGACGTTTTAGACAAGGCGTTATTGCGCCCTGGTCGTTTTGATCGTCAAGTGATTGTTGACTATCCAGATCTACAGGGTAGATTAGGTATTCTCGAAGTTCATGCCCGTGGCAAGAAAATTGCTCCTGAAGTATCCCTTGAAGCGATCGCCCGACGTACGCCTGGGTTTAGTGGTGCAGATTTAGCCAACCTCCTTAATGAAGCTGCAATTTTAACCGCCAGAAGACATAAGCAAGCAGTAACGATGCTTGAGGTGAATGATGCTGTAGACCGTATTGTAGCGGGTATGGAGGGAGTTCCTTTAGTAGATAGTAAATCTAAAAGACTAATTGCCTATCACGAGGTCGGTCATGCGATTGTGGCAACAATGGTTCCTGGTCACGATCCTGTAGAGAAGGTGACCCTTATTCCTCGCGGTGGTGCAGGGGGATTGACTTGGTTTACTCCCGACGAAGAAATGGGATTAGAAAGTAAAAGCAAAATTTTGGCTAAAATAACTGCCACATTAGGTGGTAGAGCAGCAGAAGAAGAGGTGTTTGGGGTTGATGAGGTGACTCAGGGAGCTAGCCAAGATATTCAAGCGGTAACTTCTTTTGCCCGACAAATGGTGACTAAATTTGGCATGTCTGATTTAGGAGCATTAGCCCTTGAAGGTCAGGATCAACCTGTATTCTTAGGGGGTGATTCAAGCTCTAGAAACGAATATTCCGAGGAAGTCGCAGCTCAGATCGATATCCGTATTAGAAACATCGCTTTTGATTGTCTCAACAAAGCCAGAAACATTATTAGTGAAAATCGATTAGCGATCGATCGCATTGTAGATCTATTAATAGAAAGAGAAACTATTGACGGCAAAGAATTTCGCGAGTTGTTAGCTAAGTTTTCTCCCGTATATGGCTCTGGTCAGAAAGCGGATCAGATGCGCAGCCTTTTGAGTAAAAGCTAA
- a CDS encoding glycoside hydrolase family 9 protein: MANSNNIFNTNSTITEDWQGGYKLELDLSAESQADNWQLDFNLPYSIQATYGVDLIDNGNGNYSITGQNDQVNLTSGQSIKPIFIIEDGGQQALKPEFSDSVDVVTPKPEPEAELELEPISSPVSSPVTPPSSPVNIPSDSGESVGQKGQFNYGEVLQKNFLFLEANRSGALPADNRLEWRFDSTTNDGKDVGRDLAGGYFDAGDHIKFIQPMAFSNTMLAWGGADYKEAYAQSGQLDELMEAVKWGTDWFLKAHEMDSSGKTERLWVQVGDKADHDHWVSPEEIESKAARPSFSIDNDRPGSDAAAGTASALASAAVLFRGTDDAYADELVKNAVALYEFAETHRGKYSDSVPQASPFYTSWSGDGDELALGGAWLYRATGDSKYLSKAENYFKNEVGGLGDWSYATDDHSYGAATLLAQESSDPFFKEQTKNWLDTWVEGRGSVKYTSGGFAHRANWASVPLNMSAAFAAEWYNDNVEANSKYSDFANNQVDYVLGDNPAKFSYVVGFGDNYAQRTHHRGSADTAPLDGSDRPNDHLLYGAVVGGPGAADDFSHNDRRDDWVTNEVGTSYNAPFAGAAIQQYENLGGDPLSESQLDQLIGVDANGTGF; the protein is encoded by the coding sequence ATGGCTAATTCAAACAATATTTTTAACACTAACTCTACTATTACTGAAGATTGGCAAGGAGGATACAAACTAGAACTAGACCTCTCTGCCGAATCCCAAGCTGACAACTGGCAACTAGACTTTAATTTACCCTATAGCATTCAAGCAACATACGGTGTAGACCTGATCGACAATGGCAACGGCAACTACAGCATCACAGGACAAAACGATCAGGTCAATCTGACATCAGGACAATCAATCAAGCCCATTTTTATTATTGAAGACGGCGGACAGCAAGCTTTAAAACCAGAATTTAGCGATTCAGTAGATGTCGTCACACCTAAACCTGAACCTGAAGCTGAACTTGAACTTGAACCCATTAGTTCTCCTGTTAGTTCTCCTGTTACTCCTCCAAGCTCTCCTGTAAACATTCCCAGCGATTCTGGAGAATCAGTCGGCCAAAAAGGACAATTTAACTATGGCGAAGTCTTACAGAAAAACTTCCTGTTTCTCGAAGCAAACCGTTCAGGCGCTTTACCTGCGGACAATCGTTTAGAATGGCGCTTTGACTCCACGACTAACGACGGTAAAGATGTCGGACGAGATTTAGCAGGGGGCTACTTCGACGCTGGAGATCATATCAAATTCATCCAACCAATGGCATTTAGCAACACCATGCTGGCATGGGGTGGAGCAGACTACAAAGAAGCCTACGCCCAATCAGGACAACTTGATGAGCTAATGGAAGCTGTTAAGTGGGGAACCGACTGGTTCTTAAAAGCACACGAAATGGATAGTTCGGGCAAAACTGAGCGTCTGTGGGTTCAGGTAGGTGATAAAGCCGATCACGATCACTGGGTATCCCCTGAAGAGATTGAAAGTAAAGCAGCTCGTCCTTCCTTTTCCATTGATAATGACCGTCCTGGTTCAGATGCAGCGGCGGGAACTGCTTCAGCCCTCGCTTCGGCTGCCGTCTTGTTCCGTGGCACAGATGATGCCTATGCTGATGAGTTGGTCAAAAATGCCGTAGCTCTCTATGAGTTTGCGGAAACCCATCGAGGCAAGTATTCCGATTCCGTGCCTCAAGCTTCGCCTTTCTATACTAGTTGGAGTGGCGATGGTGATGAACTAGCCCTAGGTGGTGCATGGCTATATCGTGCTACGGGTGACAGTAAATATTTAAGTAAAGCGGAGAACTACTTTAAAAATGAAGTGGGTGGCTTAGGAGACTGGTCTTACGCCACCGATGACCATTCCTATGGTGCAGCAACATTACTCGCTCAAGAAAGTAGTGACCCCTTCTTTAAGGAACAGACCAAAAATTGGCTCGATACTTGGGTTGAAGGACGAGGTAGCGTTAAGTATACCAGTGGTGGTTTTGCTCACCGTGCTAACTGGGCTTCTGTGCCACTGAATATGTCTGCTGCCTTCGCTGCTGAATGGTATAACGACAATGTGGAAGCTAATTCTAAGTACAGTGATTTTGCTAATAACCAGGTGGACTATGTTCTGGGGGATAATCCAGCTAAGTTTAGCTACGTGGTGGGATTTGGCGATAATTATGCTCAACGGACTCACCACAGGGGTTCGGCGGATACTGCGCCTTTAGATGGTAGCGATCGCCCTAACGATCATCTGCTCTATGGTGCTGTGGTCGGTGGGCCTGGTGCTGCGGATGATTTTTCCCACAATGACCGTCGTGATGATTGGGTCACTAATGAGGTGGGTACTAGCTACAATGCGCCGTTTGCTGGCGCGGCAATTCAGCAGTATGAGAATCTTGGTGGCGATCCTCTTTCTGAGTCTCAACTCGATCAGTTGATTGGTGTTGATGCTAATGGTACTGGTTTTTAA